ACACCTGCCACGCGCCGCTGCCCAATACCTACGGCATGCTGGTATTTTCGCGCCTGCCGCTGCTCGACAAGGAAATACAGTTTATTCTCGACCCAGGTATTCCATCGTTCCACGGGCGGGTGCGGCTGCCCAGCGGCGTCGAGGCCAATCTGCACTTCGTGCATCCCAAGCCGCCCGCGCCGCAGGAGTCGAAAACCAGCACCCGGCGCGATGCCGAGCTGCTGCTGGTAGGCCGCGCCATTCAGCACCACGACGGGCCGACCATCGTGGCCGGCGACCTCAATGATGTGGCCTGGAGCCATACTTCCGAGCTGTTTCGGCGGCTGGCCCGCCTGCTCGACCCGCGCGTGGGCCGGGGCCTGCTGCCCACCTTCCACGCCGATTATAAGCTGCTGCGCTGGCCTCTCGACCACGTGTTTCACTCGGCCCACTTTCGCTTGCAGGACTTGAAGCGCCTGCCGCACATCGGCTCCGACCACTACCCCATCTACATCCGCCTCAGCTATGAGCCGCAGGGCTGGGAAATCCAGGAAGCCGAGCTGGAGGAAGCCGATGCGGCCGACCGCCTCGAAGCCCGCGAAAAAATTCAGGAGGCGGCCACTGAAGAAACGGAAGCCTAGCGTCCGTCTCTTCAGCCTTGCTCCCTAAGCCGAGCGGCCCGCCCGTTTATCCCGAAGGATAAGCCGGCGGGCCGCTCTTATAACACTAACCCACAAGTAATTGGCACTTAATAACCCACTAATGATACGTAACGGGACTTATAACGCTTAACGCACTTTATAAAACCTGCTTGCCAGGCTTAGCGCGCAGATTGGCTTCGGCGCTGGCGGGCAGGGTACGGGGCCGGGTAGCCGGCTTATCTTTTACACTGGCCATGGGCAGTGGCAGGCGGTGAATAAGGGTACTGAGACGGCCGCGGCCATTGCGCACAATGGGCCGCAGGCTCAGGAC
The genomic region above belongs to Hymenobacter sp. BRD128 and contains:
- a CDS encoding endonuclease/exonuclease/phosphatase family protein, producing the protein MPTLYFILHGLGLLLGAAGLLATLLPLLRQTAWWIRVFDFPRLQIVAGLLLGLLLLGLPGSRPALAHAPLLLVVLSVAVVYQATRIWPYTPWHRKQVQDSQRRPTDPNHVSLLVTNVLMYNRDASRCLGVIREQQPDIVLAVETDEWWLSQLAGLTPEYPHTCHAPLPNTYGMLVFSRLPLLDKEIQFILDPGIPSFHGRVRLPSGVEANLHFVHPKPPAPQESKTSTRRDAELLLVGRAIQHHDGPTIVAGDLNDVAWSHTSELFRRLARLLDPRVGRGLLPTFHADYKLLRWPLDHVFHSAHFRLQDLKRLPHIGSDHYPIYIRLSYEPQGWEIQEAELEEADAADRLEAREKIQEAATEETEA